Proteins encoded in a region of the Scatophagus argus isolate fScaArg1 chromosome 1, fScaArg1.pri, whole genome shotgun sequence genome:
- the dnaja2a gene encoding dnaJ homolog subfamily A member 2a, with the protein MSNVVDTKLYDILGVSPSASENELKKAYRKLAKEYHPDKNPNAGDKFKEISFAYEVLTNPEKKELYDRYGEQGLREGGGGGPGMDDIFSHIFGSGLFGFMGGQGSRSRNGGRRRGEDMVHPLKVSLEDLYNGKTTKLQLSKNVLCSTCNGQGGKTGAVQKCSTCRGRGMRIMIRQLAPGMVQQMQSVCTDCNGEGEVISEKDRCKKCEGKKVVKEVKILEVHVDKGMKHGQKITFGGEADQAPGVEPGDIVLVLQEKDHEIFKRDGNDLFMNHKIGLVEALCGFQFMLKHLDGRQIVVKYPAGKVIEPGSVRVVRGEGMPQYRNPFEKGDLFVKFDVQFPNNNWISPEKLAELEDMLPSRSEPPIITGDTEEVDLQDYDVSQSSSSGSRREAYNDSSDEEGGHHGPGVQCAHQ; encoded by the exons ATGTCGAATGTTGTCGATACAAAACTATACGACATTCTCGGAGTGTCTCCATCCGCATCTGAAAATGAGCTGAAGAAG GCATACCGGAAACTGGCAAAAGAATATCACCCTGATAAGAACCCCAATGCTGGTGACAAG TTCAAAGAAATAAGCTTTGCCTATGAAGTGCTGACCAACCCTGAAAAGAAGGAACTTTATGACCGCTATGGAGAACAAGGATTGCGGGAAGGAGGTGGGGGTGGCCCAGGGATGGATGACATCTTCTCCCACATCTTTGGCAGTGGACTCTTTGGATTCATGGGTGGCCAGGGGAGTCGCTCCAGGAATGGAGGTCGGAGAAGAGGCGAGGACATGGTCCACCCACTCAA GGTGTCACTGGAGGACCTTTATAATGGAAAAACAACTAAACTACAACTTAGCAAGAATGTACTGTGTAGCACTTGTAATGG GCAGGGAGGCAAGACGGGCGCTGTACAAAAATGTTCAACATGTAGGGGGCGTGGCATGCGCATCATGATCAGACAGCTGGCCCCAGGGATGGTCCAACAGATGCAGTCTGTGTGTACTGATTGTAACGGGGAAG GTGAAGTTATCAGTGAGAAAGACCGCTGTAAAAAATGTGAGGGCAAGAAAGTCGTGAAGGAGGTGAAGATTCTGGAAGTACATGTGGACAAAGGCATGAAGCATGGCCAGAAAATTACCTTTGGAGGCGAGGCTGATCAGGCACCTGGCGTTGAGCCTGGGGACATAGTCCTTGTCCTACAGGAAAAGGATCATGAG ATATTCAAGCGAGATGGCAATGACCTGTTCATGAACCACAAGATCGGGCTGGTGGAGGCGCTGTGCGGCTTCCAGTTTATGCTCAAACACTTAGACGGAAGACAGATTGTTGTGAAGTACCCTGCTGGCAAAGTCATTGAACCAG GTTCGGTCAGGGTGGTGCGAGGAGAGGGCATGCCACAGTACAGAAACCCTTTTGAGAAGGGAGATCTCTTTGTCAAGTTTGATGTCCAGTTCCCAAACAACAACTGGATCAGCCCTGAGAAACTTGCG GAGCTGGAGGACATGCTGCCCTCACGATCAGAGCCACCCATCATCacaggagacacagaggaagttGACCTGCAGGATTATGATGTCAGCCAGAGCTCATCATCGGGTAGTCGCAGAGAGGCCTACAACGACAGTTCTGATGAGGAGGGTGGCCACCATGGCCCAGGGGTACAGTGTGCCCATCAGTAG